A genomic segment from Salmo trutta chromosome 38, fSalTru1.1, whole genome shotgun sequence encodes:
- the LOC115178717 gene encoding B-cell receptor CD22-like, which yields MALRTAGSVLVAFLWSVAVVLGQNGWSVTYTTESICALKGSKVELTCSFSYPRRHKVTSTFWFTKMETGVEPEDLGVQDQNCNRVTYTKRRICVLKGSTVDISCTYIGYYSTTSTFWFRSDKSTPEDLTRDPGYTGRVKYTGTNEDPFTLRISGLREEDSAEYHFTFKTHNFEWGHSFPGTTLTVTGLQVKVTPAAEGQKTLTCSTTCTLTDNPTYIWYKNGQRLDEPTSQQYSSNMLVVWDSSVNIYSCAVEGQEGLHSPVVCFQVKVTPQQFSEYKTLTCSTTCILTDNPTYIWYKNGQRLDEPTSQQHSSNTLVVLGHSVDNYSCTVEHHEDFHSPAVYAPKNTSVSVSPSGEIVEGSSVTLTCSSDANPPVDKYTWYKKNVASTKASGQSYSITNISSEDRGEYYCEAQNGRGSMNSTALMIIVAVKQTSVMTAAVGIIVLVLVLILCLSGLMWFRRSTGGSDATADTQSVHPDCNSDTYTALNMRTMSPDYDTLASVHPDPNSDTYTPLNMKTRSPEYDTLANVRGLSH from the exons TGGTACTGGGGCAGAATGGCTGGAGTGTGACTTACACCACCGAGAGTATCTGTGCCTTGAAGGGGTCAAAAGTTGAGCTGACCTGCTCTTTCAGCTATCCCAGACGTCATAAAGTCACATCAACCTTCTGGTTCACTAAAATGGAGACTGGTGTAGAACCTGAAGATCTAG GTGTTCAGGATCAGAACTGCAACAGAGTgacttacaccaagaggagaatctgtgtcttgaaggggtcaacagtggacataTCCTGTACTTATATTGGTTATTATTCCACCACATCAACATTCTGGTTTAGAAGTGATAAGTCGACCCCTGAAGACCTAACCAGAGACCCAGGGTATACAGGTCGTGTGAAGTACACTGGAACAAATGAAGATCCCTTCACCCTGAGAATCTCAGGTCTGAGAGAGGAGGACTCAGCTGAGTATCACTTCACTTTTAAAACACACAACTTTGAATGGGGTCATAGTTTCCCAGGAACAACTCTGACTGTCACAG GTCTGCAGGTGAAGGTGActcctgctgcagagggacagaagacactgacctgtagcaccacctgtactctgactgacaaccccacctacatctggtacaagaacggacaacGTCTAGATGAGCCCACTTCCCAGCAGTACTCTAGTAATATGCTGGTGGTCTGGGATTCTTCAGTGAACATTTACTCCTGTGCTGTTGAAGGTCAAGAGGGTCTCCACTCTCCTGTAGTTT GTTTTCAGGTGAAGGTGACTCCTCAACAGTTTTCAGAGTATAAGACACTGACCTGCAGCACCACCTGTATtctgactgacaaccccacctacatctggtacaagaacggacaacGTCTAGATGAGCCCACTTCCCAACAACACTCTAGTAATACCCTAGTAGTCTTGGGTCATTCTGTGGACAATTACTCCTGTACTGTAGAACACCATGAGGACTtccactctcctgcagtgt ATGCTCCAAagaacacctcagtgtcagtcagtccctctggtgaaatagtggagggcagttcagtgactctgacctgcagcagtgatgccaacccacctgtggacaaatacacctggtacaagaagaatGTAGCCTCAACAAAAGCATCAGGACAGAGTTACAGCATCACTAACATCAgctctgaggacagaggagaatatTACTGTGAGGCCCAGAATGGAAGAGGATCTATGAACTCTACAGCTCTGATGATCATTGTAGCAG TGAAACAGACCTCAGTTATGACTGCAGCTGTAGGAATCATAGTGCTTgttctggttctcatcctctgtctctctggactcATGTGGTTCAG GAGATCCACAGGTGGAAGTGATGCCACAGCAGACACACAG agTGTCCATCCTGACTGTAACAGTGACACGTACACAGCTCTGAACATGAGGACCATGTCCCCTGACTACGACACTCTGGCA AGTGTCCATCCTGACCCTAACAGTGACACATACACACCTCTGAACATGAAGACCAGGTCACCAGAGTATGACACTCTGGCA AATGTGAGGGGACTCTCCCACTGA